A genomic segment from Gavia stellata isolate bGavSte3 chromosome 6, bGavSte3.hap2, whole genome shotgun sequence encodes:
- the ASB4 gene encoding ankyrin repeat and SOCS box protein 4 → MDLEETYEEGDNTERKITRAAAAKLVKKAFLEALKSNDFETLEELLSQKKIDVDTVFEVEDENLILASYKQGYWLPSYKLKISWATGLHLAVMYGHLESLSVLLNHKATINCRPNGKAAIHIACEMANVECLKILCNHGAKLNCFSMSGQAPLHFCTTRTSIACAKQLIWRGANVNIKTNNQDEETPLHIVARLGIPELVAFYVEQGAHIDALNAYMETPLACAAYWALHYKDQIYSPDHHLICRMLLDYKAEVNTRDEDFKSPLHKAAWNCDHVLLHMLLEAGAEANIMDVNGCAPLQYIIKVTSVRPAAQPDICYQLLLNHGAARIYPLQFHKVLQACHSHPRAVEVVVNTYEHIKSTSKWKAAIPDDVLERHQDFYDSLFTVCSNSPRSLMHLCRCAIRAILSERCHRGVPLLSIPPSMKKYLLLEPEGIIY, encoded by the exons ATGGATCTGGAGGAGACATACGAAGAGGGAGACAATACAGAGCGGAAAATTACTCGAGCTGCAGCTGCGAAGTTGGTGAAAAAGGCTTTTCTCGAAGCCCTGAAGTCCAATGActttgaaacactggaagagctCTTGAGCCAAAAGAAAATAGACGTGGACACGGTGTttgaagtggaagatgaaaacCTGATTCTGGCATCCTACAAACAAG GGTACTGGCTGCCTAgctacaaattaaaaatatcctgGGCAACTGGACTTCATCTAGCTGTCATGTATGGACATCTGGAGAGTCTTTCAGTCCTGCTCAATCACAAAGCTACAATCAACTGCCGGCCCAATGGAAAAGCTGCAATCCACATAGCGTGTGAAATGGCAAATGTTGAGTGTCTCAAGATCCTTTGCAACCACGGAGCTAAGCTGAACTGCTTTTCAATGAGTGGGCAGGCACCCTTGCACTTCTGTACAACACGAACCTCCATTGCTTGTGCCAAGCAGCTGATTTGGAGAG GAGCAAATGTgaacataaaaacaaacaaccaagaTGAGGAGACTCCTCTGCACATCGTTGCACGTTTGGGTATCCCTGAGCTCGTGGCCTTTTACGTGGAACAAGGAGCACACATTGATGCTCTCAATGCCTACATGGAGACTCCCCTGGCCTGTGCAGCCTATTGGGCCCTTCACTATAAGGATCAGATATATAGCCCGGATCACCACCTCATCTGTCGGATGCTCTTAGACTATAAAGCTGAAGTGAACACTCGTGATGAGGATTTCAAATCACCGCTCCACAAAGCTGCCTGGAACTGTGATCACGTCCTGCTGCATatgctgctggaggcaggagcagaagcaaaCATCATGGATGTCAATGGCTGTGCACCCCTACAGTATATCATAAAAGTGACATCTGTGCGGCCAGCTGCCCAGCCTGACATCTGCTACCAGCTGCTACTGAATCATGGAGCAGCTAGGATATACCCACTGCAATTCCACAAG GTGCTACAAGCCTGTCATTCCCACCCCAGAGCTGTGGAGGTTGTCGTCAATACCTACGAACACATCAAATCAACATCTAAGTGGAAAGCAGCCATACCTGATGACGTACTTGAG CGGCACCAGGATTTCTATGACTCTTTGTTCACTGTGTGCAGCAATTCACCACGGTCACTCATGCATTTATGCAGATGTGCCATTCGGGCGATATTGTCAGAAAGGTGCCACCGCGGAGTCCCCTTGCTCTCCATCCCCCCATCCATGAAGAAGTACTTGCTGCTGGAACCAGAAGGAATCATCTACTGA